A single Desulfovibrio gilichinskyi DNA region contains:
- a CDS encoding glutamine amidotransferase-related protein, producing MKKITISILMLFCFLSSAIASDGPGSPTLNTNPCLDVIVTRTAPLLSFKNAEGGALPRTYEIELDLSESFNSPSLRKFGIPENTGLISALKIKKESPLIDKKSWNWRVRAIDSAGRKGEWTTSKFYIDSESDDSYSGLQRVYPISAKASSGSNPEFLIDYSDSGLNSQWRASPPGPQSEWIELDLGEPKEISRIWMLSGFENKDGWLTDFHWLTSNDGESWKKINDANISNSNTYRSIIDIKPYKARFWRLEITKFTGYAPALNEVMLFTSGQPEIQNIPTTPYVLVIGNQRNGFTFTRLKERIAELAPQLTIIQIPFWKANMAMFNALPNKPFAIILSGNNADYNKLPMFEYNGEYELIRQAPIPILGICAGCQMNAFAYGYTRVHSMGWSDISAMEIEQSRSKINIKIKDPILENIPNPFIAPEVHGWAIYSLSEEYELLAESDYFQAIRRKDRMRYGVQFHPEIKVSYNQAVPVLKNFLKMALERAKK from the coding sequence ATGAAAAAAATTACAATCTCTATTTTGATGTTATTTTGCTTTTTATCGTCAGCGATAGCTTCTGACGGCCCAGGCTCCCCCACTCTAAATACTAATCCTTGCCTTGATGTCATTGTTACCCGAACCGCTCCGCTATTATCTTTCAAAAATGCTGAAGGGGGAGCACTTCCAAGAACATATGAAATTGAATTAGATTTATCTGAATCTTTTAACTCTCCAAGTTTACGCAAATTCGGCATTCCAGAGAATACGGGATTGATCAGCGCGCTTAAAATTAAAAAAGAATCCCCTCTCATTGATAAAAAATCTTGGAATTGGAGAGTAAGAGCAATCGATTCGGCTGGTCGTAAAGGAGAATGGACGACCAGTAAGTTTTATATCGATTCAGAAAGTGACGATAGTTACTCCGGTCTTCAAAGAGTATATCCAATTTCCGCAAAAGCCAGTAGTGGATCAAACCCTGAATTTCTCATTGATTATAGTGATTCTGGGCTAAACAGTCAGTGGAGAGCATCCCCTCCAGGTCCGCAATCAGAATGGATAGAACTTGATCTTGGAGAACCGAAGGAAATAAGTAGGATATGGATGCTTTCCGGTTTCGAAAATAAGGATGGATGGCTTACTGACTTTCATTGGCTGACAAGTAATGATGGTGAAAGTTGGAAAAAAATTAATGATGCTAATATTTCAAACTCGAATACCTATCGAAGCATAATTGATATCAAACCTTATAAAGCACGTTTTTGGCGACTCGAAATTACAAAATTCACAGGTTATGCTCCGGCTCTTAACGAAGTAATGCTTTTTACATCTGGTCAACCTGAAATCCAGAATATACCTACTACTCCATATGTCCTTGTTATTGGAAACCAGCGCAACGGTTTCACTTTCACCCGTCTTAAAGAAAGAATTGCTGAACTTGCGCCACAACTTACCATTATTCAAATTCCATTCTGGAAAGCCAATATGGCTATGTTTAATGCTCTACCCAATAAACCGTTTGCAATAATATTAAGCGGTAATAATGCTGACTACAACAAACTTCCAATGTTTGAATACAATGGTGAATATGAATTAATCAGGCAGGCTCCGATCCCGATTCTTGGTATTTGTGCAGGTTGTCAAATGAATGCTTTTGCATATGGCTATACAAGGGTGCACTCAATGGGCTGGTCAGATATTTCTGCAATGGAGATTGAGCAAAGCCGCAGTAAAATAAATATTAAAATCAAAGATCCAATTTTAGAAAATATACCTAATCCGTTCATCGCTCCGGAAGTACACGGTTGGGCCATATACAGCTTATCCGAAGAGTACGAACTTTTAGCTGAGTCAGATTATTTTCAAGCAATAAGACGCAAAGACAGGATGAGATACGGCGTACAGTTTCATCCGGAAATAAAGGTTTCATATAA
- the recQ gene encoding DNA helicase RecQ, protein MRTPLDVLQKTYGYEKFTGLQEEVTSRVMAGGNAVVFMPTGGGKSACYQIPSILRQGVGIVISPLIALMRDQVAALKQMGVRAECLNSSVKGQDAALIINSLQRSELDLLYVAPERLGQPGFIEMLARVNIALIAIDEAHCVAQWGHDFRPDYLRLNILAERFPNVPRMALTATADGPTRREILQRLSFTEDDIFATGFDRPNIRYTVVPKDGENIQLLNFIQTYHFQECGIVYRMSRKNVEKTAEWLCKKRIKALPYHAGLSPETREKNQARFMSEDGIVMVATIAFGMGIDKPDVRYVAHLDLPKSIEAYYQETGRAGRDGLPAEAWMSVGINDIGFLRRMILTGNAPEDRKALELRKFNALLAYCESANCLRQALLGYFGEELKEPCGNCFTCLTPPSKFDGTIAAQKALSNVYRTEQMYGVNHLVDVLTGKETPKILSQAHDKLSTFKIGTEYTRDEWISIHRQMVSQGLLDVDIEGYGGLKLNNASWEVLRKERTVALRKDPIIAKKISAKTKDLKLVIGGQDCPSLTTPEAKILLDALRALRNDLAKEQQVPAFIIFPDKSLLELACYRPESTNQLYAISGFGDQKVFRYGSAIIETLMKHQDEHGRPSDLAPMPESKFKEVPDSKEKEQKSEVPASAMETLELFEELQDIDEVAKKRKIKPATIYSHLTACVKAGKIEVSDILDYPNSEIECLKDTISIYKDEGFVQLNPIFYALFGNYSYEVLRLVQAEIDSSK, encoded by the coding sequence ATGCGCACCCCGCTGGACGTACTTCAAAAAACATACGGTTACGAGAAATTCACAGGACTTCAAGAAGAAGTAACTTCCCGCGTTATGGCAGGAGGAAATGCTGTTGTCTTTATGCCGACAGGTGGCGGAAAATCCGCATGCTATCAAATCCCCTCGATACTGCGCCAAGGTGTAGGCATTGTAATTTCACCGCTGATAGCACTTATGCGCGATCAGGTTGCTGCGCTGAAACAAATGGGAGTACGGGCAGAATGTCTTAATTCATCTGTAAAAGGACAGGATGCGGCTCTAATAATTAACAGTCTGCAAAGATCAGAGCTGGACCTTTTATATGTAGCACCGGAAAGGCTCGGCCAACCTGGCTTTATAGAAATGCTTGCGCGTGTAAATATTGCCCTGATAGCCATTGATGAAGCACACTGTGTTGCCCAGTGGGGACATGATTTCAGACCAGATTACCTGCGCTTAAATATTCTTGCCGAAAGATTCCCGAATGTTCCGCGCATGGCTTTAACAGCGACAGCGGATGGACCGACGCGAAGAGAAATTTTACAAAGACTTTCGTTTACCGAAGATGATATTTTTGCAACAGGATTTGACCGGCCGAATATCCGCTATACAGTAGTACCGAAAGACGGTGAAAATATTCAACTGTTGAATTTTATCCAGACATATCATTTTCAGGAATGCGGCATTGTGTACCGTATGAGCCGGAAGAATGTCGAAAAAACAGCTGAATGGCTGTGCAAAAAAAGAATTAAAGCTTTACCGTACCATGCGGGATTAAGTCCTGAAACACGCGAAAAAAATCAAGCACGTTTCATGTCCGAGGACGGAATTGTTATGGTTGCAACGATAGCTTTCGGAATGGGGATAGATAAACCGGATGTGAGATATGTAGCCCATCTTGATCTGCCCAAAAGTATTGAAGCATATTATCAGGAAACAGGGAGAGCCGGTCGTGACGGACTGCCTGCTGAAGCATGGATGTCCGTTGGCATTAACGACATAGGTTTTCTACGCAGAATGATCCTGACAGGAAATGCGCCGGAAGACCGGAAGGCTCTTGAACTTCGTAAATTTAACGCATTACTAGCATATTGCGAATCAGCAAATTGCTTACGTCAGGCACTGCTCGGCTACTTTGGAGAAGAACTTAAAGAGCCTTGCGGAAACTGTTTTACATGCTTAACCCCGCCTTCAAAATTTGACGGAACAATAGCCGCACAAAAAGCATTATCCAATGTTTACCGGACAGAGCAAATGTACGGAGTCAATCATCTAGTTGATGTTTTGACAGGAAAAGAAACGCCGAAAATTTTAAGCCAAGCACATGACAAATTAAGTACCTTCAAAATAGGAACCGAATATACCAGAGATGAATGGATTTCTATCCATCGACAGATGGTATCACAAGGTTTGCTGGATGTTGACATTGAAGGATACGGGGGGCTGAAACTAAACAATGCAAGCTGGGAAGTTTTAAGAAAAGAAAGGACTGTTGCCCTGCGCAAAGATCCTATAATTGCAAAAAAAATCAGCGCAAAAACTAAAGATTTAAAATTAGTTATCGGAGGTCAGGACTGTCCTTCACTCACAACTCCTGAAGCGAAAATATTGCTTGATGCACTGCGAGCACTTAGAAACGATCTTGCTAAAGAACAGCAGGTTCCGGCTTTTATAATTTTCCCTGATAAATCGTTACTTGAACTTGCGTGCTATCGCCCGGAATCAACAAATCAGTTATATGCCATCAGCGGTTTCGGAGATCAGAAAGTTTTTAGATATGGCTCTGCCATCATTGAAACACTGATGAAACATCAAGACGAACATGGCCGGCCAAGTGATTTAGCACCAATGCCGGAATCAAAGTTTAAAGAGGTTCCGGACAGTAAAGAGAAGGAACAGAAATCAGAAGTACCGGCTTCAGCGATGGAAACTTTGGAATTATTTGAAGAACTGCAAGATATAGATGAAGTAGCTAAGAAAAGAAAAATTAAACCCGCTACAATATACAGTCATTTGACAGCCTGTGTTAAAGCCGGGAAAATAGAAGTTTCAGATATTTTAGATTATCCAAATTCAGAAATTGAATGTTTAAAAGATACAATTTCAATATATAAAGATGAAGGGTTCGTTCAGCTTAATCCTATTTTTTATGCCCTATTCGGGAATTATTCTTACGAGGTTTTGCGGCTGGTTCAAGCGGAGATAGATTCTTCAAAGTAA